The nucleotide window ccaaacaaatacattttacacacacacacacacacacacacacacacaaacacacacacacacacacacacacacacacacacacacacacacacacacacagccacctgttacacatatgcacacatttacaaacacacacacacacacacacacacacacacacacatacacacacaatatcacctTCCCCAACTGTTGAATCTCCATTCAtctgaacctgtgtgtgtgtgtgtgtgtgtgtgagagagagagagagagtgtgtgtgagtttgtgtgtttctctggctGAGCCCAGtttaagagtgtgtttatgtgtgtgtgtgagtgtgtgtgtgtttgcagagtaGGATGGAGGTTGTatagcgtacacacacacacacacacacacacacacacacacacacacacacacacagaacaggttACCTCACAGTGAGGAAACTGTCATGTCTGTTCTGTGTCATTGTTGCAGTTGTGTAGTGAGTAAATCTAAATAATGAACCAGAAGGACTAGTGTAATGTAATCCCTACAGaactagtgtagtgtagtgtaatccCTACAGAactagtgtagtgtaatgtaatccCTACAGAACTAGTGTAGTGTAATCCCTACAGacctagtgtagtgtagtataatCCCTACAGaactagtgtagtgtagtgtaatccCTACAGAACTAGTGTAGTGTAATCCCTACAGACCTAGTGTAGTGTAGTCTAATCCCTACAGaactagtgtagtgtagtgtaatccCTACATAACTAGTGTAGTGTAATCCCTGCAGAACTAGTGTAGTGTAATCCCTACAGATCTAGTGTAGTGTAATCCCTGCAGAACTAGTGTAGTGTAGTCTAATCCCTACAGAACTATTGTAGTGTAATCCCTACAGAACTAGTGTAGTATTGTGTAATCCCTACAGAACTAGTGTAGTGTAGTCTAATCCCTACAGaactagtgtagtgtagtgtaatccCTACAGATCTAGTGTAGTGTAATCCCTACAGacctagtgtagtgtagtgtagtctaATCCCTACAGAACTAGTGTAGTGTAGTCTAATCCCTATAGaactagtgtagtgtagtgtaatccCTACATAACTAGTGTAGTGTAATCCCTATATCAGTAGCCTGTCCACTCCAacactgtttttctctttcctccacccctcactccatctctctctctctctctctctctctctctctctctgtattgcaGGTGGTAAGCAGGAGTGtatctctgtctcctccagcCCGCCTGCCCCTATTGGTCAGAAGCGCCCGCTCCGTGTCCAGCTCCCCAGTGCTCGCCGCTGCCCCCGGTGGTGGCGCCAGAGCCGCGCAGCGTCCGCCGGCCTGGCCGGAGCGGGCCAATAAGCCTCCGTCGCCATGGGAGGCGGCCTCCCGACACCCGCTGGGCCTAGTGGACGAGGCCTTCGCCTTCCAGAACCTTCAGCAGTCGCTGGCGTCCAGCGTGAAGTCCGCCGCTAACCGCAAGCAGCTGCCGACTCCGCCCCCCGAGTGGACGGCCCGCGTGGCCTACGAGGCCCCGCCCAGATCGCTCAGCTCCGCCTCCTCCATGTTGAGCCGCACCTACAGCTCCTCCCTCTCACGCAGCCACACCCCTCCGCGCTCACCGCAGCCCTTCCTGTCTCCCACCAAGAGCTCCGCCTCTGCGCCTGCCTCCGGAGCCCTTTACTCCGCCTCCTACAGGCAGACCCCGCCTCTTCGGTCGCTCACGGAGGTCAGTCTCGGCCCGCCCTGGGCCAGACCCTCCCCAGCCCAAACCCACGCACAGGGCCGGTACCGGTCCAGTTACACCTGGAGACGCTAAACTCGGCCAAGATGGAGTCCCGCTGCATGACCCGATGACCTCAACTCACGGGGAGACCTACAGGAAGACCTCCAGACTGCAGCACACCGACCCACACGGGAGACTTCTAGAacacagcccagagagagacttctagaacacagcccagagagaaacttctagaacacagcccagagagaaacttctagaacacagcccagagagagacttctagaacacagcccagagagagacttctagaacacagcccagagagaaacttctagaacacagcccagagagagacttctagaacacagcccagagagaaacttctagaacacagcccagagagaaagagagacttctagaacacagcccagagagaaacttctagaacacagcccagagagagacttctagaacacagcccagagagaaagagagacttctagaacacagcccagagagaaacttctagaacacagcagagccatataaagagagagttgcgacaacccgggtacagaaaattcggtttgtgacgtggttcgtgtaacttcaagtagttcaaatagttcccggaagcgattttgactgttcgttagaatcataaaataaccgtcttttactgtctgttaacgagtgttcgatcctaacttccgggaacttcTGTTCCGGGAACAGAACACag belongs to Sardina pilchardus chromosome 16, fSarPil1.1, whole genome shotgun sequence and includes:
- the LOC134059658 gene encoding synaptopodin-2, coding for MTLPVTIRLLCSVIPISVACPLQHCFSLSSTPHSISLSLSLSLSLSVLQVVSRSVSLSPPARLPLLVRSARSVSSSPVLAAAPGGGARAAQRPPAWPERANKPPSPWEAASRHPLGLVDEAFAFQNLQQSLASSVKSAANRKQLPTPPPEWTARVAYEAPPRSLSSASSMLSRTYSSSLSRSHTPPRSPQPFLSPTKSSASAPASGALYSASYRQTPPLRSLTEVSLGPPWARPSPAQTHAQGRYRSSYTWRR